The Mercurialis annua linkage group LG2, ddMerAnnu1.2, whole genome shotgun sequence genome contains a region encoding:
- the LOC126666819 gene encoding cellulose synthase-like protein E6 isoform X1: MGEAELASHPLFESEKAEGRVAYRLFASSVFAGICLIWIQRLVFMPRVEEQGRWVWFGMLVAEVCFGLYWICTQALRWSVAFQQPFKYRLLHRYKDNLPRVDIFVCTADPLIEPPILVMNTVLAAVSYNYPTEKLAVYLSDDGGSELTFYAMLEAAEFAKYWVPFCKRYNIKPLSPEAYFAQSSNEQDITFAQELSLVKKLYNEMKDRINSMVERGSVPRNIRDQHKGFLEWNNNVTKKDHQAIVQIVVDGRDETNVDNNGCQMPTLVYLAREKNSQYPHHFKAGAMNALIRVSSIISNGSVILNLDCDMYANEPDTILEALCFFMDEQKGHEIAFVQHSQAFNNITKNDLYGNSYNVTHKVELNGMGGYGASPYCGTGCFHRRQTLCGQKFSMHNKLELKIETKMKQERTSYELEEAAKLVATCIYEQDTLWGKEMGLVYGCSVEDMITGLTIQCRGWKSIYYSPKRDAFLGIAPTTLEVHLIQHKRWSEGMFQIFLSKYCPFIYGYGKLKLGAKLGYCVYLLWPPLSLPTLYYVIVPPLCLLRGIPLFPQVSSRWFIPFAYVFLSTNVYSMVEESFCGDTIRAWWNLQRSLMIRRTTVYFFAFIDTIIKQLGLSQTTFLVTPKTNTEDVSKRYEQEIIEFGSSSVVFTIVATLAMLNIFSLIGGIIIKIVISFDLDFQAIDMLIPQVGLCVVVVMLNFPAYHAMFFRHDRGRLPPDVTIKSIIFASCICFMVMMN, encoded by the exons ATGGGTGAAGCAGAACTTGCAAGTCATCCTCTTTTCGAGAGCGAAAAAGCCGAAGGACGAGTTGCGTATAGATTGTTTGCGAGTTCAGTATTTGCAGGAATATGTTTGATATGGATACAGAGATTGGTGTTCATGCCGAGAGTAGAGGAGCAAGGAAGATGGGTTTGGTTCGGCATGTTGGTGGCTGAGGTTTGCTTTGGACTCTACTGGATTTGTACTCAGGCTCTTCGATGGAGTGTTGCCTTTCAGCAGCCCTTCAAATACAGGCTTCTTCACAG GTACAAAGACAATTTACCTAGAGTTGATATTTTTGTGTGCACAGCAGACCCATTGATAGAACCACCAATTTTGGTGATGAACACGGTTTTAGCAGCGGTGTCGTATAATTACCCGACCGAAAAATTGGCTGTTTATCTCTCAGACGACGGAGGATCGGAGTTGACATTCTATGCTATGCTTGAAGCAGCTGAATTTGCCAAATATTGGGTACCTTTTTGTAAAAGATACAACATCAAACCCTTGTCCCCTGAGGCTTACTTTGCACAAAGTAGCAATGAGCAAGATATTACTTTTGCTCAAGAATTGTCACTTGTCAAG AAATTATATAACGAAATGAAAGATCGGATCAACTCAATGGTCGAAAGAGGTAGCGTTCCGAGAAATATAAGGGATCAACACAAGGGATTCTTAGAATGGAACAACAATGTAACAAAGAAAGATCATCAAGCCATTGTGCAg ATTGTTGTTGATGGAAGGGATGAAACTAATGTAGATAACAATGGATGTCAAATGCCTACTTTAGTTTACTTGGCAAGAGAGAAGAATTCTCAATACCCTCATCATTTCAAAGCTGGAGCTATGAATGCCTTG ATAAGAGTATCATCAATAATAAGCAATGGGTCAGTTATCCTGAATCTTGACTGTGACATGTACGCTAATGAACCGGATACAATATTGGAAGCATTGTGTTTCTTCATGGATGAGCAGAAAGGACATGAGATTGCCTTTGTTCAACATTCACAAGCCTTTAACAATATCACCAAGAACGATCTTTATGGAAATTCATATAATGTCACTCATAAG GTTGAATTAAATGGGATGGGGGGATATGGTGCTTCCCCTTATTGTGGAACTGGATGCTTCCATAGAAGACAAACCCTTTGTGGCCAAAAGTTCTCCATGCACAACAAATTAGAACtcaaaattgaaactaaaatgaAACAGGAAAGAACCAGTTATGAACTAGAAGAGGCAGCAAAATTGGTTGCTACTTGTATATATGAGCAAGACACACTCTGGGGAAAAGAG aTGGGATTAGTATACGGATGCTCTGTGGAAGACATGATCACAGGATTAACAATCCAATGTAGGGGATGGAAATCAATTTATTACTCTCCTAAAAGAGATGCATTCTTGGGTATAGCTCCAACTACATTGGAAGTACATTTGATTCAGCACAAGAGATGGTCTGAAGGAATGTTTCAGATTTTCTTATCCAAATATTGCCCCTTTATTTATGGCTATGGCAAGCTAAAATTGGGGGCAAAATTGGGATATTGTGTTTATTTACTATGGCCTCCTCTCTCATTGCCAACCCTCTATTATGTCATTGTTCCTCCTCTTTGCCTCCTCCGCGGGATTCCATTGTTTCCTCAG GTTTCAAGCCGATGGTTCATACCATTTGCATACGTTTTCCTATCAACAAATGTGTATAGCATGGTGGAAGAATCATTTTGCGGCGACACAATTAGAGCTTGGTGGAATTTACAAAGATCGTTGATGATTCGAAGAACAACTGTATATTTTTTCGCATTCATTGACACGATTATCAAACAATTAGGCTTATCACAAACAACGTTTTTAGTTACACCTAAAACAAACACTGAAGATGTGTCGAAAAGGTATGAACAAGAGATCATTGAATTTGGAAGCTCAAGTGTCGTGTTCACCATTGTTGCAACACTAGCAATGTTGAACATATTCAGCTTAATTGGAGGTATAATTATCAAGATTgttatttcttttgatttggATTTTCAGGCTATAGATATGTTGATTCCGCAAGTTGGATTATGTGTAGTTGTGGTTATGCTTAATTTTCCGGCGTATCATGCTATGTTTTTCCGCCATGATAGAGGGCGTCTACCACCGGACGTTACGATCAAATCTATAATTTTTGCATCATGTATATGCTTCATGGTGATGATGAATTAG
- the LOC126666819 gene encoding cellulose synthase-like protein E6 isoform X2 encodes MNTVLAAVSYNYPTEKLAVYLSDDGGSELTFYAMLEAAEFAKYWVPFCKRYNIKPLSPEAYFAQSSNEQDITFAQELSLVKKLYNEMKDRINSMVERGSVPRNIRDQHKGFLEWNNNVTKKDHQAIVQIVVDGRDETNVDNNGCQMPTLVYLAREKNSQYPHHFKAGAMNALIRVSSIISNGSVILNLDCDMYANEPDTILEALCFFMDEQKGHEIAFVQHSQAFNNITKNDLYGNSYNVTHKVELNGMGGYGASPYCGTGCFHRRQTLCGQKFSMHNKLELKIETKMKQERTSYELEEAAKLVATCIYEQDTLWGKEMGLVYGCSVEDMITGLTIQCRGWKSIYYSPKRDAFLGIAPTTLEVHLIQHKRWSEGMFQIFLSKYCPFIYGYGKLKLGAKLGYCVYLLWPPLSLPTLYYVIVPPLCLLRGIPLFPQVSSRWFIPFAYVFLSTNVYSMVEESFCGDTIRAWWNLQRSLMIRRTTVYFFAFIDTIIKQLGLSQTTFLVTPKTNTEDVSKRYEQEIIEFGSSSVVFTIVATLAMLNIFSLIGGIIIKIVISFDLDFQAIDMLIPQVGLCVVVVMLNFPAYHAMFFRHDRGRLPPDVTIKSIIFASCICFMVMMN; translated from the exons ATGAACACGGTTTTAGCAGCGGTGTCGTATAATTACCCGACCGAAAAATTGGCTGTTTATCTCTCAGACGACGGAGGATCGGAGTTGACATTCTATGCTATGCTTGAAGCAGCTGAATTTGCCAAATATTGGGTACCTTTTTGTAAAAGATACAACATCAAACCCTTGTCCCCTGAGGCTTACTTTGCACAAAGTAGCAATGAGCAAGATATTACTTTTGCTCAAGAATTGTCACTTGTCAAG AAATTATATAACGAAATGAAAGATCGGATCAACTCAATGGTCGAAAGAGGTAGCGTTCCGAGAAATATAAGGGATCAACACAAGGGATTCTTAGAATGGAACAACAATGTAACAAAGAAAGATCATCAAGCCATTGTGCAg ATTGTTGTTGATGGAAGGGATGAAACTAATGTAGATAACAATGGATGTCAAATGCCTACTTTAGTTTACTTGGCAAGAGAGAAGAATTCTCAATACCCTCATCATTTCAAAGCTGGAGCTATGAATGCCTTG ATAAGAGTATCATCAATAATAAGCAATGGGTCAGTTATCCTGAATCTTGACTGTGACATGTACGCTAATGAACCGGATACAATATTGGAAGCATTGTGTTTCTTCATGGATGAGCAGAAAGGACATGAGATTGCCTTTGTTCAACATTCACAAGCCTTTAACAATATCACCAAGAACGATCTTTATGGAAATTCATATAATGTCACTCATAAG GTTGAATTAAATGGGATGGGGGGATATGGTGCTTCCCCTTATTGTGGAACTGGATGCTTCCATAGAAGACAAACCCTTTGTGGCCAAAAGTTCTCCATGCACAACAAATTAGAACtcaaaattgaaactaaaatgaAACAGGAAAGAACCAGTTATGAACTAGAAGAGGCAGCAAAATTGGTTGCTACTTGTATATATGAGCAAGACACACTCTGGGGAAAAGAG aTGGGATTAGTATACGGATGCTCTGTGGAAGACATGATCACAGGATTAACAATCCAATGTAGGGGATGGAAATCAATTTATTACTCTCCTAAAAGAGATGCATTCTTGGGTATAGCTCCAACTACATTGGAAGTACATTTGATTCAGCACAAGAGATGGTCTGAAGGAATGTTTCAGATTTTCTTATCCAAATATTGCCCCTTTATTTATGGCTATGGCAAGCTAAAATTGGGGGCAAAATTGGGATATTGTGTTTATTTACTATGGCCTCCTCTCTCATTGCCAACCCTCTATTATGTCATTGTTCCTCCTCTTTGCCTCCTCCGCGGGATTCCATTGTTTCCTCAG GTTTCAAGCCGATGGTTCATACCATTTGCATACGTTTTCCTATCAACAAATGTGTATAGCATGGTGGAAGAATCATTTTGCGGCGACACAATTAGAGCTTGGTGGAATTTACAAAGATCGTTGATGATTCGAAGAACAACTGTATATTTTTTCGCATTCATTGACACGATTATCAAACAATTAGGCTTATCACAAACAACGTTTTTAGTTACACCTAAAACAAACACTGAAGATGTGTCGAAAAGGTATGAACAAGAGATCATTGAATTTGGAAGCTCAAGTGTCGTGTTCACCATTGTTGCAACACTAGCAATGTTGAACATATTCAGCTTAATTGGAGGTATAATTATCAAGATTgttatttcttttgatttggATTTTCAGGCTATAGATATGTTGATTCCGCAAGTTGGATTATGTGTAGTTGTGGTTATGCTTAATTTTCCGGCGTATCATGCTATGTTTTTCCGCCATGATAGAGGGCGTCTACCACCGGACGTTACGATCAAATCTATAATTTTTGCATCATGTATATGCTTCATGGTGATGATGAATTAG